In Myxococcus stipitatus, the following are encoded in one genomic region:
- the sufB gene encoding Fe-S cluster assembly protein SufB, with product MTTDTLQELTRRPYAAGFVSAVEADTFPPGLDEDVIRALSEKKGEPAFLLEWRLKSFRHWKTLREPTWQAVKYNPIDYQAISYYSAPRFKPKKDSLDEVDPEILRTYEKLGIPLEEQKRLQNVAVDAVFDSVSVATTFKDKLAKAGVIFCSFSEAVREHPELVKKYLGSVVPHSDNFFAALNSAVFSDGSFVYIPKGVRCPMELSTYFRINAAETGQFERTLIVADEGSYVSYLEGCTAPQRDTNQLHAAVVELVALDGATIKYSTVQNWYPGDAQGKGGIYNFVTKRGIAHKGAKISWTQVETGSAITWKYPSVILKGDDSVGEFYSVALTNNLQQADTGTKMVHLGKNTRSTIVSKGISAGRGQNTYRGLVKVLKSAENARNYTQCDSLLLGDQCGAHTVPYIEVKNASAQVEHEASTSKIGEDQLFYCRQRGISQEDAVSMIVNGFCRQVFKELPMEFAVEAQKLLGVSLEGSVG from the coding sequence ATGACCACCGACACCCTCCAGGAGCTGACGCGGCGTCCGTACGCGGCCGGCTTCGTCTCCGCCGTGGAGGCGGACACCTTCCCGCCGGGGCTCGACGAGGACGTCATCCGCGCGCTGTCCGAGAAGAAGGGCGAGCCGGCCTTCCTCCTTGAGTGGCGCCTGAAGTCCTTCCGCCACTGGAAGACGCTGCGTGAGCCCACGTGGCAGGCGGTGAAGTACAACCCCATCGACTACCAGGCCATCAGCTACTACTCGGCGCCGCGCTTCAAGCCGAAGAAGGACAGCCTGGACGAGGTGGACCCGGAGATCCTGCGCACCTACGAGAAGCTGGGCATCCCGCTCGAGGAGCAGAAGCGACTGCAGAACGTGGCGGTGGACGCCGTGTTCGACTCGGTGTCGGTGGCCACGACGTTCAAGGACAAGCTGGCCAAGGCGGGCGTCATCTTCTGCTCCTTCTCCGAGGCGGTGCGTGAGCACCCGGAGCTGGTGAAGAAGTACCTGGGCTCGGTGGTGCCGCACTCGGACAACTTCTTCGCGGCGCTCAACTCGGCGGTGTTCAGTGACGGCTCGTTCGTCTACATCCCCAAGGGCGTTCGCTGCCCCATGGAGCTGTCCACGTACTTCCGCATCAACGCGGCGGAGACGGGCCAGTTCGAGCGCACTCTCATCGTCGCGGACGAGGGCTCCTACGTGAGCTACCTGGAGGGCTGCACCGCGCCGCAGCGGGACACGAACCAGTTGCACGCGGCGGTGGTGGAGTTGGTGGCGCTGGACGGGGCCACCATCAAGTACTCCACGGTGCAGAACTGGTACCCCGGCGACGCGCAGGGCAAGGGTGGCATCTACAACTTCGTCACCAAGCGCGGCATCGCGCACAAGGGCGCGAAGATTTCGTGGACACAGGTGGAGACGGGCTCGGCGATTACGTGGAAGTACCCGAGCGTCATCCTGAAGGGGGATGACTCGGTGGGCGAGTTCTACTCGGTGGCGCTCACCAACAACCTCCAGCAGGCGGACACGGGCACGAAGATGGTGCACCTGGGGAAGAACACCCGCAGCACCATCGTGTCGAAGGGCATCTCCGCGGGGCGTGGGCAGAACACGTACCGGGGGCTGGTGAAGGTGCTCAAGAGCGCGGAGAACGCGCGCAACTACACGCAATGCGACTCGCTGCTCCTCGGTGACCAGTGTGGCGCCCACACGGTGCCGTACATCGAGGTGAAGAACGCGTCCGCGCAGGTGGAGCACGAGGCGTCCACGTCGAAGATTGGCGAGGACCAGCTCTTCTACTGCCGGCAGCGCGGCATCTCCCAGGAGGACGCGGTGTCGATGATTGTGAACGGCTTCTGCCGGCAGGTGTTCAAGGAACTGCCCATGGAGTTCGCGGTGGAAGCTCAGAAGCTGCTTGGAGTCAGTCTGGAAGGGAGCGTGGGGTAG
- a CDS encoding SUF system Fe-S cluster assembly regulator: MLRMSKMTDYGIVLMTELARAEGGTRTTRELAARTRVPLPSASKVLKGLLQAGLVVSHRGANGGYGLARPPASLSLAELVASLEGPVSLTECGEHTPGGAPCELESVCQVRGHWRLINQAIQEALGRLTLADLIAPVPRMPERLVGLGTPSRSAVSTAPPSASSPSSGVRS; encoded by the coding sequence ATGCTCCGGATGAGCAAGATGACCGACTACGGCATCGTGCTGATGACCGAGCTGGCTCGCGCGGAGGGTGGCACCCGCACCACCCGCGAGCTGGCGGCGCGCACGCGTGTGCCCCTGCCGTCGGCCAGCAAGGTGCTCAAGGGCCTCTTGCAGGCCGGGCTGGTGGTGTCCCACCGGGGCGCCAACGGCGGCTATGGGCTGGCGCGTCCGCCCGCGTCGCTGTCCCTGGCGGAGCTGGTGGCTTCGCTGGAGGGCCCCGTGTCGCTCACCGAATGTGGCGAGCACACCCCTGGCGGCGCGCCGTGTGAGCTGGAGTCCGTGTGCCAGGTGCGGGGCCACTGGCGCCTCATCAACCAGGCCATTCAAGAGGCGCTGGGCCGCCTGACGCTGGCGGACCTCATCGCGCCGGTGCCTCGCATGCCGGAGCGGCTGGTGGGACTGGGGACTCCCTCGCGTTCCGCTGTAAGCACCGCCCCCCCTTCGGCGTCTTCACCGTCATCAGGAGTTCGCTCATGA
- a CDS encoding ABC transporter substrate-binding protein has protein sequence MRPLMLLATLALALAGCEKKSAAPTPTEPSSAGQAAQAPGNKEGAAGQTPQGTQPGAEFPPGSDTILIGEVGSLTGSEATFGISARNGIELAINEANAAGGVKGKKLLLKVYDSQGRPEEGAQAATRLITQDKVVAIIGEAASSVSMAMAEKAQAGKVPMITPTSTSAEVTKKGDYIFRVCFIDEFQGMVMAKFARENLKLSKVAVLTDNKSAFAMGLADVFTAKFKEFGGEVVRTESYSKGDTDFRAQLTAIKQVKPEAMFVPGYYTDVGIIARQAREVGLKVPMLGGDGWDSDKLFELGGTALEGSYFSNHYSPGNPDPVLQSFLAKYKQRYEGVPDSVAALAYDAARVLVEALKRAPDTSGPALRDAIAVTKDFPGVAGRITLDANRDAVKEAVVLKVSGGKAEFVTTVQP, from the coding sequence ATGCGTCCACTGATGCTCCTCGCCACGCTGGCCCTGGCCCTGGCGGGCTGCGAGAAGAAGTCCGCCGCGCCCACCCCCACCGAGCCGTCCTCCGCCGGGCAGGCCGCCCAGGCCCCGGGCAACAAGGAGGGCGCGGCGGGGCAGACGCCCCAGGGCACGCAGCCCGGCGCCGAGTTCCCCCCGGGTTCGGACACGATTCTCATCGGTGAGGTGGGGAGCCTCACGGGCAGCGAGGCCACGTTCGGCATCTCCGCGCGCAACGGCATCGAGTTGGCGATCAACGAGGCCAACGCCGCCGGGGGGGTGAAGGGCAAGAAGCTGCTGCTGAAGGTCTATGACAGCCAGGGCCGCCCGGAGGAAGGGGCCCAGGCGGCGACGCGGCTCATCACGCAGGACAAGGTGGTGGCCATCATCGGCGAGGCGGCCTCGTCGGTGTCCATGGCGATGGCGGAGAAGGCGCAGGCGGGCAAGGTGCCCATGATTACGCCCACCTCGACGAGCGCCGAGGTGACGAAGAAGGGCGACTACATCTTCCGCGTGTGCTTCATCGACGAGTTCCAGGGCATGGTGATGGCGAAGTTCGCGCGGGAGAACCTGAAGCTGTCGAAGGTGGCGGTGCTCACGGACAACAAGAGCGCCTTCGCCATGGGCCTGGCGGATGTCTTCACCGCGAAGTTCAAGGAGTTCGGCGGCGAGGTCGTCAGGACGGAGAGCTACTCCAAGGGCGACACGGACTTCCGCGCGCAGCTGACGGCCATCAAGCAGGTCAAGCCGGAGGCGATGTTCGTCCCGGGCTATTACACGGACGTGGGCATCATCGCGCGCCAGGCGCGTGAGGTGGGCTTGAAGGTGCCGATGCTCGGTGGCGACGGCTGGGATTCCGACAAGCTGTTCGAGCTGGGCGGCACGGCGCTGGAGGGCAGCTACTTCTCCAATCACTACTCACCGGGCAACCCGGACCCGGTGCTCCAGTCGTTCCTGGCGAAGTACAAGCAGCGCTATGAAGGGGTGCCGGACAGCGTGGCGGCGCTGGCGTACGACGCGGCGCGGGTGCTGGTGGAGGCGCTCAAGCGCGCCCCGGACACGAGCGGCCCGGCGCTGCGCGACGCCATCGCGGTGACCAAGGACTTCCCGGGCGTGGCGGGGCGAATCACCCTGGATGCGAACCGGGACGCGGTGAAGGAGGCCGTCGTCCTCAAGGTCTCGGGCGGCAAGGCGGAGTTCGTCACCACCGTTCAGCCGTAG
- a CDS encoding TadE family protein: METAVVLPLFVFLILGTLQLGLMHQARLLTKYAAYKAVRTGSLRNASVLEMERAAVAVMLPMLGKRSSGAGSIEYVRSVGSGQEFATKWNELKTNQMAETDLQNVEVTICGPTQEDIGRGGGELDFDDPSVATSADWRQSMRTKLRVQVTFNYRLVIPFADWVIYQAARGREVGMHLRMGKVKAEEQGKVARRKFGSARKGENPYESAASRGIYIAPIRATYTMRMQSNLVLDDDIPARNECIFPFSY; encoded by the coding sequence GTGGAGACCGCGGTTGTCCTGCCGCTCTTCGTGTTCCTCATCCTGGGCACGCTTCAGCTGGGGCTGATGCACCAGGCACGGCTGCTGACGAAATACGCCGCGTACAAGGCGGTCCGCACGGGGTCGCTTCGCAACGCCAGCGTGCTGGAGATGGAGCGGGCCGCGGTCGCGGTGATGCTCCCCATGCTGGGCAAGCGTTCTTCCGGAGCGGGGAGCATCGAGTACGTCCGTTCGGTTGGCAGCGGGCAGGAGTTCGCGACGAAGTGGAATGAGCTGAAGACCAACCAGATGGCGGAGACGGACCTGCAGAACGTAGAGGTCACCATCTGCGGTCCGACGCAGGAAGACATCGGGAGGGGTGGAGGGGAGCTCGACTTCGACGACCCGAGTGTCGCCACCTCGGCGGATTGGCGTCAGAGCATGCGCACGAAGCTGCGCGTCCAGGTGACCTTCAACTACCGCTTGGTCATCCCCTTCGCGGACTGGGTCATCTACCAGGCGGCGCGTGGCCGCGAGGTGGGCATGCACTTGCGCATGGGGAAGGTGAAGGCCGAGGAGCAGGGCAAGGTGGCCCGACGCAAGTTCGGAAGCGCCAGGAAGGGGGAGAACCCCTACGAGAGTGCCGCGTCGAGGGGCATCTACATCGCGCCCATCCGCGCCACGTACACCATGCGCATGCAGTCGAATCTGGTTCTCGACGACGACATTCCCGCGAGGAACGAATGCATCTTCCCGTTCTCCTATTGA
- a CDS encoding TadE family protein, producing MSSRSTATQSGQAAVESAIVLPLFVFLILGTLQIGLMHQARLLTKYAAYKAVRAGSLHNANVKTMEAAALAVLLPVLGTRASGAGGIEYVRPVGSASEFETKFSQLKSNEMPGVNLKYAEVTVCGPTQEEISGGSGELDFDNPKNTSPDNDWRKNHRTKLRIQVTLNYRLVIPFADWVIYQAARGREIPMQLRMGKIKAQEQSKTSSRRFGGAATGEGPYESAAGQGVYIMPIRATYTMRMQSNFYLGKNALPASNACVFPFSY from the coding sequence ATGAGCTCCCGCTCCACAGCGACCCAGTCAGGCCAGGCCGCGGTGGAGTCCGCCATCGTCCTGCCTCTTTTCGTGTTCCTCATCCTGGGCACGCTCCAGATTGGCCTGATGCATCAGGCGCGGCTGTTGACCAAGTACGCGGCCTACAAGGCCGTGCGCGCGGGCTCGCTCCACAACGCCAACGTGAAGACCATGGAGGCCGCCGCGCTCGCGGTGCTCCTGCCCGTCCTGGGCACCCGGGCCTCCGGGGCGGGCGGCATCGAATACGTCCGGCCGGTGGGCAGCGCCAGCGAGTTCGAGACCAAGTTCAGCCAGCTGAAGTCCAACGAGATGCCCGGGGTGAACCTGAAGTACGCCGAGGTCACCGTCTGCGGTCCCACCCAGGAGGAGATCTCCGGGGGCAGCGGTGAGCTCGACTTCGACAACCCGAAGAACACCAGCCCCGACAACGACTGGCGGAAGAACCACCGCACCAAGCTGCGCATCCAGGTGACGCTCAACTACCGGCTGGTCATCCCCTTCGCGGACTGGGTCATCTACCAGGCCGCACGCGGCCGGGAGATTCCCATGCAGCTGCGCATGGGGAAGATCAAGGCACAGGAGCAATCCAAGACCTCCAGCCGCCGCTTCGGTGGCGCGGCCACGGGCGAGGGCCCCTACGAGAGCGCCGCCGGCCAGGGCGTCTACATCATGCCCATCCGCGCCACGTACACCATGCGGATGCAGTCCAACTTCTACCTGGGCAAGAACGCCCTTCCCGCGAGCAACGCATGCGTCTTCCCGTTCTCCTACTGA
- a CDS encoding tetratricopeptide repeat protein — MFPSPSQVLRQREGLLADTPFPLLLHALMVEERTCTLELKVRQREKRIVIEEGSPVACQSNLLHETLGKFLVEKGRLTEADYQKSLSESVSSGMQMGSLLVQKGLISPFDLYKQLQANLAHKLLDCFRWVDAKYRLISDAETPDASVRTNTAQLILTGVESVMPFDAVATHFTFTDERRFGQMPGVESGPKLSSKDARLLQQLRQRPSFNELVERTGFDMETVLRRLYALCLLGVAGFVEDVDARAAEVASRAAVVTAPPPPAPPPPEPLAAKGTPFSDEDVAARDALVSAFLAHRSKDPFALLEVPEDVQPLPLRRAFLAWAERFSPLRFQTPELKEKAEALLAAYAKAYGSLSDAEQNGLWRKRRAAHREKERAATGRPSTAEQFRIRTDLLDATTQFEEARRRLAAGNHAGAFEYLEYACDIEPKPLHHAWRAWARYLMKPEAHGRLALQELHEVVRQEPGLEEGWAFLGEVAQGEGQSALAEESFRKAFKLNPKNRRYVDLIQQLARRR, encoded by the coding sequence ATGTTTCCCTCTCCGTCGCAGGTGCTCCGACAGCGTGAGGGATTGCTCGCCGACACCCCGTTCCCCTTGCTGTTGCACGCGTTGATGGTGGAGGAGCGCACGTGCACGCTGGAGCTGAAGGTGCGCCAGCGCGAGAAGCGCATCGTCATCGAGGAAGGCTCTCCGGTGGCATGCCAGTCCAACCTGCTGCACGAGACGCTGGGCAAGTTCCTGGTGGAGAAGGGGCGGCTGACAGAGGCCGACTACCAGAAGTCGCTGTCGGAGAGTGTCTCCTCGGGCATGCAGATGGGGAGCCTGCTGGTGCAGAAGGGGCTCATCAGCCCGTTCGACTTGTACAAGCAGCTCCAGGCGAACCTGGCGCACAAGCTCCTGGACTGCTTCCGGTGGGTGGACGCGAAGTACCGCCTCATCTCGGACGCGGAGACCCCCGACGCGAGCGTGCGCACCAACACCGCGCAGCTCATCCTGACGGGCGTGGAGAGCGTCATGCCCTTCGACGCGGTGGCCACCCACTTCACCTTCACCGACGAGCGCAGGTTCGGGCAGATGCCCGGCGTGGAGTCCGGGCCCAAGCTGTCCTCCAAGGACGCGCGGCTGCTGCAACAGCTGCGGCAGCGCCCCTCGTTCAACGAGCTGGTGGAGCGCACGGGCTTCGACATGGAGACGGTGCTCCGGCGCCTCTACGCGCTGTGTCTCCTGGGCGTGGCGGGCTTCGTCGAGGACGTGGACGCGAGGGCGGCGGAGGTCGCCTCGCGAGCGGCGGTGGTGACGGCGCCTCCTCCTCCAGCGCCGCCGCCTCCGGAGCCCCTCGCCGCCAAGGGCACGCCCTTCTCCGACGAGGACGTGGCCGCGCGGGACGCGCTGGTGTCCGCCTTCCTCGCGCACCGGAGCAAGGACCCGTTCGCGCTGCTGGAGGTCCCCGAGGACGTGCAGCCCCTGCCGCTGCGCCGGGCGTTCCTCGCGTGGGCGGAGCGCTTCTCACCCCTTCGCTTCCAGACGCCCGAACTCAAGGAGAAGGCGGAGGCGCTGCTGGCCGCCTACGCGAAGGCGTACGGCAGCCTGTCCGACGCGGAGCAGAACGGGCTCTGGCGCAAGCGCCGCGCGGCGCACCGCGAGAAGGAGCGAGCCGCCACCGGACGTCCCAGCACCGCCGAGCAGTTCCGAATCCGGACAGACCTCCTGGATGCCACCACCCAGTTCGAGGAGGCCCGGCGCCGGCTGGCCGCGGGCAATCACGCCGGCGCGTTCGAGTACCTCGAGTACGCCTGCGACATCGAGCCCAAGCCCCTGCACCACGCCTGGCGCGCCTGGGCGCGCTACCTCATGAAGCCCGAAGCCCATGGGCGGCTGGCCCTCCAGGAGCTCCACGAGGTGGTCCGCCAGGAGCCCGGACTGGAGGAGGGCTGGGCCTTCCTGGGCGAGGTCGCCCAGGGGGAGGGGCAGTCGGCCCTGGCCGAGGAGTCCTTCCGCAAGGCCTTCAAGCTCAACCCCAAGAACCGCCGCTACGTGGACCTCATCCAGCAGCTGGCCCGGCGCCGCTGA
- the hemW gene encoding radical SAM family heme chaperone HemW — protein sequence MPFDAPVDPLTGMPAARFGLYLHFPYCLAKCPYCDFAVAVARQVPEERYANAVLAELDARLAASPALRSKPLESIFLGGGTPSLWHPRHVARVLDGIAARMSLSPGAEVSLEGNPERADAERFAGYRSAGINRLSLGVQSFQPRTLKALGRAHDAAQVELAVSLARRADFPVVSMDFIYGVHGQSVAEVEEDARRAVALSPEHLSTYALTVEREVLAVDTPLSKQLKRGELALPSDDDVVSMARVVREVYGAAGLRRYEVSNHAREGFSSRHNALYWTGGEYLALGVGATGMLLTPSPSRYVNVRSPEKYLTEVEAGRPPEEGREVLGPEELFAERLAMGLRLVSGVDWEAVCERYGQPVEPRRAEVARLVEHGFATLSGGRLALTEKGADVHSAVCARLL from the coding sequence ATGCCGTTCGACGCACCAGTGGACCCACTCACGGGGATGCCGGCAGCCCGGTTCGGGCTGTATCTGCACTTCCCCTACTGTCTCGCGAAGTGCCCGTACTGCGACTTCGCCGTGGCCGTGGCGCGCCAGGTCCCCGAGGAGCGCTACGCGAACGCCGTGCTCGCCGAACTCGACGCCCGGCTCGCGGCCTCCCCCGCGCTGCGCTCGAAGCCCCTGGAGTCCATCTTCCTGGGCGGAGGCACGCCCTCCCTCTGGCACCCCCGCCACGTGGCGCGAGTCCTCGACGGAATCGCCGCGAGGATGTCGCTGTCCCCCGGCGCGGAGGTCTCCCTCGAGGGCAACCCGGAGCGCGCGGACGCGGAGCGTTTCGCGGGCTACCGCTCGGCGGGAATCAACCGGTTGTCCCTCGGCGTGCAGTCCTTCCAGCCGCGAACGCTCAAGGCCCTCGGGCGCGCGCACGACGCGGCGCAAGTCGAGCTCGCCGTCTCCCTGGCACGCCGCGCGGACTTCCCGGTGGTGTCCATGGACTTCATCTACGGCGTGCACGGACAGAGCGTCGCCGAAGTGGAGGAGGACGCGAGGCGCGCGGTGGCCCTGTCCCCGGAGCACCTGTCCACCTACGCGCTGACCGTGGAGCGCGAGGTCCTGGCCGTGGACACGCCCCTCTCGAAGCAGCTCAAGCGCGGCGAACTGGCGCTGCCCTCGGACGACGACGTGGTGTCCATGGCGCGCGTGGTGCGGGAGGTCTATGGCGCCGCGGGGCTGCGCCGCTACGAGGTCTCCAACCACGCGCGTGAAGGCTTCAGCTCACGGCACAACGCCCTCTACTGGACGGGGGGCGAGTACCTGGCGCTGGGCGTGGGGGCCACGGGCATGTTGCTGACCCCGTCCCCCTCCCGTTACGTCAACGTGCGCAGCCCGGAGAAGTATCTGACCGAGGTGGAGGCGGGCCGCCCGCCGGAAGAGGGGCGAGAGGTGCTGGGGCCCGAGGAGCTGTTCGCGGAGCGGCTGGCGATGGGCCTGCGCCTGGTCTCGGGCGTGGATTGGGAAGCGGTGTGCGAGCGATATGGACAACCGGTGGAGCCCCGGCGGGCGGAGGTGGCGAGGCTCGTCGAGCACGGCTTCGCGACGCTCTCGGGCGGACGGTTGGCCTTGACGGAGAAGGGCGCGGATGTGCACAGCGCCGTCTGCGCGCGGCTGCTGTAG
- a CDS encoding plectin 1 isoform 8 translates to MPSPPEEVDPLADLRDSLDLEDTGVQAAPPAPVAAALPRPQPKPPPAATPLAAPPPLPPRRPAASPLSASVGTATPKTPATTPAPVPPASAAARGVRVPGNDPFNEAPEPRMPMGASPEEKLEYFRTVIRQKTETLARARTLYAERDGEVTGLKQSLTQARKEAAESKAQLGAVKDAPAKLTQTSEALAAAEKRAADAEAKLAAVEAELAGVEADRKDLSRALAEVESEVPRLTAELHEERESRGSVAEELVGAKEALSLAQDRVAELAAEKSESQGALEAVQEQYQQVVADVERLGGELEAMTAERDSQSLRAEQVEAALAEAQTALSAVESESDWSKSSLEEAQARSRTLEEERDEARRQLVVVEEGLRTLQAQAAELEKGLALKDAEIVGLRAALTARTTEAAEVPVLRQALEGRAAELAGLTSRMEAEAARAAERTQALEEGLAQAGERAQVAEGEAAALKEALEALEVEQVALRDRMEADAAALGEAAQQAEAKVGEVTAALEAAQLEREEIKKQVSAAEMKAATTDAERVGLAARVSMLEAASAQREVELARVQATLAQAREDGALEQVRREAAETECADLKVQVAELEARADALMAGQGGTEAELAELREELEATRAEADKAERFQQRLKMLDGALESAKADAARAVQAAQAAQATAKKEAEAQQAQAEAAHASKLKDVEAKLAQAEASSASKLKDLEAKLAQAESSSASKLKDLEAKLAQAEAALAEARSASTGASAAPADWESEREGLKADAANLKRKLVAAETALEAAAGYKAKIAKLEAQLKGRK, encoded by the coding sequence ATGCCGTCACCTCCGGAAGAGGTGGATCCGCTCGCGGACCTGCGCGACAGCCTGGACCTGGAGGACACTGGCGTTCAAGCGGCCCCCCCCGCCCCCGTCGCCGCTGCCCTCCCCAGGCCTCAGCCCAAGCCCCCGCCCGCGGCGACACCACTCGCTGCTCCGCCCCCTCTGCCCCCGCGCCGTCCCGCGGCATCCCCGCTCTCCGCGTCGGTGGGCACCGCCACGCCCAAGACTCCGGCGACGACGCCGGCCCCCGTCCCCCCCGCCTCCGCGGCGGCTCGGGGCGTGAGGGTGCCCGGCAATGACCCGTTCAACGAGGCGCCCGAGCCCCGCATGCCCATGGGGGCCTCGCCGGAGGAGAAGCTCGAGTACTTCCGGACGGTGATTCGGCAGAAGACGGAGACGCTGGCGCGGGCGCGCACGCTGTACGCCGAGCGCGACGGAGAGGTGACGGGCCTGAAGCAGTCGTTGACCCAGGCTCGCAAGGAGGCGGCCGAGTCGAAGGCGCAGCTGGGGGCGGTGAAGGACGCGCCCGCGAAGCTGACGCAGACCTCGGAGGCATTGGCGGCGGCGGAGAAGCGCGCGGCCGACGCCGAGGCGAAGCTGGCGGCGGTCGAGGCCGAACTGGCCGGGGTGGAGGCGGACCGCAAGGACCTGTCGCGGGCGCTCGCGGAGGTGGAGTCGGAGGTTCCGCGGCTGACGGCGGAGCTCCACGAGGAGCGCGAATCGCGGGGCTCGGTGGCCGAGGAGCTGGTGGGCGCCAAGGAGGCGCTGTCGCTGGCGCAGGACCGCGTGGCGGAGCTGGCCGCGGAGAAGTCGGAGTCGCAGGGCGCGCTGGAGGCCGTCCAGGAGCAGTACCAGCAGGTCGTCGCGGACGTGGAGCGGCTGGGCGGCGAGCTGGAGGCGATGACGGCGGAGCGTGACTCGCAGAGCCTTCGCGCGGAGCAGGTCGAGGCGGCGCTCGCGGAGGCGCAGACGGCGCTGAGCGCGGTGGAGAGCGAGAGCGACTGGTCGAAGAGTTCGCTGGAGGAGGCGCAGGCTCGGTCGCGGACGTTGGAGGAGGAGCGCGACGAGGCGCGGCGGCAGCTTGTGGTGGTGGAGGAGGGGCTGCGCACGTTGCAGGCGCAGGCGGCGGAGCTGGAGAAGGGGTTGGCGTTGAAGGACGCCGAAATCGTGGGGCTGCGCGCGGCGCTGACGGCGCGCACCACGGAGGCGGCGGAGGTGCCTGTGTTGCGGCAGGCGCTGGAGGGGCGTGCGGCGGAGCTGGCGGGGCTGACGTCGCGGATGGAGGCGGAGGCGGCGCGGGCGGCGGAGCGCACGCAGGCGTTGGAGGAGGGGCTTGCGCAGGCGGGTGAGCGGGCGCAGGTGGCGGAAGGAGAGGCCGCGGCGCTGAAGGAGGCGTTGGAGGCGCTGGAGGTCGAGCAGGTGGCGCTGCGGGACCGCATGGAGGCGGACGCGGCGGCGCTGGGCGAGGCGGCGCAGCAGGCCGAGGCGAAGGTGGGCGAGGTGACGGCGGCGCTGGAGGCGGCGCAGCTCGAGCGGGAGGAAATCAAGAAGCAGGTCAGCGCGGCGGAGATGAAGGCGGCCACGACGGACGCCGAGCGCGTGGGGTTGGCCGCGCGGGTGTCGATGTTGGAGGCGGCGTCGGCGCAGCGAGAGGTGGAGCTGGCTCGGGTGCAGGCCACGCTCGCGCAGGCGCGGGAGGATGGGGCGCTGGAGCAGGTGCGCCGTGAGGCGGCGGAGACGGAGTGCGCGGACCTGAAGGTCCAGGTGGCGGAGCTGGAGGCGCGGGCGGACGCGCTGATGGCGGGGCAGGGGGGCACCGAAGCGGAGTTGGCGGAGCTCCGCGAGGAGCTGGAGGCCACGCGCGCGGAGGCGGACAAGGCGGAGCGGTTCCAGCAGCGGTTGAAGATGCTGGATGGCGCGCTGGAGTCAGCGAAGGCGGACGCTGCCCGGGCGGTGCAAGCCGCGCAGGCCGCGCAGGCCACGGCGAAGAAGGAGGCGGAGGCCCAGCAGGCACAGGCCGAGGCGGCTCACGCGAGCAAGCTGAAGGACGTCGAAGCGAAGCTGGCGCAGGCCGAAGCCTCGAGCGCGAGCAAGCTGAAGGACCTCGAGGCGAAGCTGGCGCAGGCCGAGTCCTCGAGCGCGAGCAAGCTGAAGGACCTCGAGGCGAAGCTGGCGCAGGCCGAAGCGGCGCTGGCGGAGGCTCGAAGTGCGAGCACGGGAGCGAGCGCAGCCCCCGCCGATTGGGAATCCGAGCGCGAGGGGCTCAAGGCGGACGCGGCCAACTTGAAGCGGAAGCTGGTGGCGGCCGAGACGGCGCTCGAAGCGGCGGCCGGCTACAAGGCGAAGATCGCCAAACTGGAAGCGCAATTGAAGGGCCGGAAGTAG